The Lactuca sativa cultivar Salinas chromosome 2, Lsat_Salinas_v11, whole genome shotgun sequence genome includes a window with the following:
- the LOC111893416 gene encoding uncharacterized protein LOC111893416 produces MWRSVCNRASVKKLKSFADKSNFRDTHLFEKPRQLELHPYRNPSYGERGFRRINVLGDSGFTNLGVSFSLLHRSYKRYASSAAAEEIVSTEEEDSDEIREMVHHLNKEIKAVEMKSNCSDHEKQPRLVNGIGQGKYIALRRRQIKIETEAWENAAKEYQELLVDMCEQKLAPNLPYVKSLFLDWFEPLKNAIASEQDLCREGRNRGAYAPQFDQLPADMMTIITMHKLMGLLMTGGGQGGARVVQAALHIGEAVEHEVRIHRFMEKSKRKASLNESPDDDSEAVNNEQQLQKLRKKVTNLVKKKKLQQVRHIVKQQDQLKPWGQDAQVKVGSRLIQLLMETAYIQPPVDQCEDCPPDIRPAFVHTLKTVQTPRGSRRYGVTECDPLVRKGLEKSTTLTVLGEMFESARSMMNWLGDCAKVIVVKSNPVQWTASLGLPVVQPYHKLERHLIKTSLQVLTLQRETDKVMVKRQRRAFPPNFVHSLDGSHMMMTTVACKEAGLSFAARKNPNSTLLRSKWSPIPIPYRTILEPKGQDLDYINIVHSHLLHSDWAKLDKLLTKSNSLRVKHILLKLQSDYVISLKFFKWIELHNPSLLTLETNSIILHILTKNRKFVSAESILKKIIGSCSRDVNLHSKLFDAVLHSYQMCDSTPRVFDALFKMYAQMKQFRNATYTFCRMKEYGFLPTIESCNMYMSSLLSFNRVDIALPFYNQMRRSKITINVFTLNMVMNAYVQLGKLENAVQVFDEMQGLGMNPFVSSYNTLITAYINQGLLTTAIKLKLTMEKNGISPNAITYNTIIHGFCKEGKLHDAFKVFLQMKRVNVDPNTITYNTLITACSQSGKIEKGNQIFEEMIRTGVKPDILTYNALLLGLCNEGKTKKAAYLVKELDKKKLVPNSSTFFALIKAQCARKNPDRGFQLYKSMVKSNCRPNEDTVKMLILSFLQTDDYDGAFGVFKEMLKRPIGPDLVVLSGLCKGFSKAWKDRLVMDLLSEVDNVCFSYERYEKVKSIICNSNNEGK; encoded by the exons ATGTGGAGAAGCGTATGTAACCGAGCTTCTGTCAAGAAGCTGAAATCATTCGCCGATAAATCTAATTTTAGAGATACCCACCTGTTCGAAAAACCTAGACAGCTAGAGCTTCACCCTTATCGAAATCCTTCGTATGGAGAACGGGGTTTCCGGCGAATCAACGTCTTGGGTGATTCCGGTTTCACAAATTTAGGGGTTTCTTTCAGTTTATTACATCGGTCTTATAAGCGTTATGCCAGTTCCGCCGCAGCTGAGGAGATTGTTTCGACAGAAGAAGAAGACAGCGATGAAATTCGTGAAATGGTACACCATTTGAATAAAGAAATTAAAGCGGTGGAAATGAAATCTAATTGCTCCGATCACGAAAAGCAGCCGAGGTTAGTCAACGGAATTGGGCAAGGGAAGTACATTGCACTCAGGAGACGACAGATAAAGATAGAGACAGAAGCATGGGAGAACGCAGCAAAAGAGTATCAGGAACTTTTAGTCGACATGTGTGAACAGAAACTCGCTCCCAATCTGCCTTATGTGAAATCCTTGTTTCTTGATTGGTTTGAGCCATTGAAGAACGCCATTGCTTCAGAACAGGATTTATGCAGGGAAGGTAGGAATCGAGGAGCTTATGCTCCACAATTCGACCAGTTACCTGCTGATATGATGACGATAATTACAATGCACAAGTTAATGGGTCTGTTGATGACTGGCGGAGGTCAGGGTGGCGCTAGGGTGGTCCAGGCAGCTCTGCATATCGGTGAAGCTGTTGAACATGAG GTGAGAATACACAGATTCATGGAGAAATCCAAACGAAAGGCTTCATTAAATGAGAGCCCTGATGATGATTCAGAAGCTGTGAATAACGAGCAACAATTACAGAAACTGAGGAAGAAAGTAACCAATTTAGTTAAAAAGAAAAAGTTACAGCAAGTAAGACACATAGTGAAACAACAAGATCAGTTGAAGCCATGGGGTCAGGATGCTCAAGTTAAG GTTGGTTCTCGTTTAATCCAGTTGTTAATGGAGACTGCTTATATACAACCTCCTGTTGACCAATGTGAAGATTGTCCTCCTGATATTAGGCCTGCATTTGTACACACTCTTAAAACTGTGCAAACTCC gaGAGGAAGCAGAAGATATGGAGTTACTGAATGTGATCCTCTTGTTCGAAAAGGACTTGAGAAAAGT ACAACTTTAACTGTGTTAGGGGAAATGTTTGAATCTGCAAGAAGTATGATGAATTGGCTTGGTGATTGTGCAAAG GTTATAGTAGTGAAAAGCAATCCAGTACAATGGACAGCTTCTCTTGGACTTCCTGTTGTTCAACCATACCACAAATTAGAAAGACATCTT ATTAAGACATCTCTTCAAGTTTTGACACTACAACGAGAAACCGATAAG GTGATGGTGAAAAGACAAAGAAGAGCCTTTCCTCCCAACTTTGTCCACTCTCTTGATGGGTCCCACATGATGATGACAACCGTTGCTTGTAAAGAGGCTGGCTTAAGTTTTGCAG ccaggaaaaaccctaattctactCTCCTTAGAAGTAAATGGAGTCCTATTCCAATACCCTATAGAACTATCCTTGAACCCAAAGGTCAAGATCTTGATTACATCAACATAGTTCACAGTCATCTTCTTCACTCTGATTGGGCTAAGCTAGATAAATTATTAACCAAATCTAATTCATTACGAGTGAAACACATTCTGTTAAAGCTTCAAAGCGATTACGTCATTTCCCTAAAATTCTTCAAATGGATTGAGCTTCACAACCCTAGTTTACTCACCCTCGAAACAAATTCCATCATCCTCCACATCCTCACCAAGAATCGTAAATTTGTGTCAGCTGAATCCATTTTAAAGAAGATCATCGGTTCTTGTTCTCGTGATGTAAACCTCCATTCTAAGCTCTTCGATGCTGTTCTTCACTCTTATCAAATGTGTGATTCCACTCCTCGTGTTTTCGATGCCCTTTTCAAAATGTATGCACAGATGAAGCAGTTCAGGAATGCAACATATACATTTTGTCGTATGAAGGAATATGGATTTCTTCCTACCATTGAATCATGTAACATGTATATGAGTTCACTGCTTAGTTTCAATCGAGTAGACATCGCGTTACCATTTTACAACCAAATGAGAAGATCCAAGATCACAATCAATGTGTTCACTCTCAACATGGTGATGAATGCTTATGTTCAATTAGGGAAACTAGAGAATGCAGTccaagtgttcgatgaaatgcaaGGTTTGGGAATGAACCCTTTTGTCTCCTCCTACAATACATTGATCACTGCATACATCAACCAAGGCCTTTTAACAACCGCAATTAAGTTGAAACTTACAATGGAGAAGAATGGAATAAGCCCAAATGCCATAACTTACAACACAATAATCCATGGATTCTGTAAAGAAGGGAAACTACATGATGCTTTTAAAGTTTTCCTTCAAATGAAAAGGGTAAATGTGGATCCTAATACTATAACTTACAACACATTAATCACTGCATGTTCCCAATCAGGTAAAATCGAAAAGGGTAATCAGATTTTTGAAGAAATGATAAGAACAGGGGTCAAACCTGATATTTTGACTTATAACGCATTGTTGCTGGGACTTTGTAACGAAGGAAAAACCAAGAAAGCTGCTTATTTGGTTAAAGAACTTGATAAAAAGAAATTAGTACCAAATTCTTCAACATTTTTTGCCCTAATTAAAGCCCAATGTGCTCGAAAGAACCCAGATCGTGGTTTTCAACTTTATAAAAGCATGGTGAAAAGTAATTGTCGTCCAAACGAAGATACTGTGAAGATGTTGATTTTATCATTCTTGCAAACGGATGATTATGATGGTGCTTTTGGTGTTTTTAAAGAGATGTTAAAGAGGCCTATTGGGCCTGATTTGGTTGTTTTGAGTGGGTTGTGTAAAGGGTTTTCAAAAGCTTGGAAAGATAGATTGGTTATGGATCTATTAAGCGAGGTTGATAATGTGTGTTTTAGTTATGAACGTTATGAGAAAGTTAAAAGCATTATTTGTAACTCTAATAATGAAGGTAAATAA